Within Acidobacteriota bacterium, the genomic segment TGTCGACGAACGCGGATCTGCGGGCGTGACTTTCTTCGAAGGCCGCGACGATCGGCGCCGTGCTCTCGATCTCCATCACGTTCGCCAGGAAGTAGGCGTGAGCGAACTCCGGCGCTTCCTGCTCGTTGGCGACCAGCTCGGGATGGTCGCTCAGATACCTGGCAGTCAGCTCAGGGCGACGCTTCCAGGCATCGTTCTGCGCCACTCGCGCATCCGACAGATAGTCGAGATTCGAGGGAAGCGGATACAAGGCTTCACCCGCACTGTTGGCCAGAGCCGGTGCGGCGAAGGTGAACAGGGCCCACAGGCTGACGAGAACGGCGGCCGAGGTTTCGCTGCGCTTCGTTCTGCCCACGACCAGGTAGATGAGTCCGATCCAGAAGAGGCTGTAGGCGAGGAACACGAGAGACCAGAGCAGGCCGAACGCCGCGGCGCCATCGGGCGCCATCGCGATGCCGAGGACGACGGCGAGCGCGACAATGCCAACCAGGATTCCGTTGCGAACCAGCAATCTCGTCGCGATGACTCGCTGCTTGCTGGCCCGGCTGGCGAGAAGAAGGCTGATCGTGCCGCGCGACCGATCGGCGGCAATCACGTCGAATGACAGCGCGATCATCAGGAGCGGGAGCACGACGACGATGAGGAATGCCAGGTCGAACCTGCCGAGGGTCAGCGTCGTCGGGTTCTCGAACCCATAGCGCTCCACCATCAGGTTCTGGTTCTTCAGAGGCCCGATGTTCGCGCGCGCCGGCAGCAGCTCCGCGCTGCCCACCGCCAGATGTCCCAGCGGCCCCACGGGGTGGGTCGCGGCGAACTCGACCTGGGAGGGGCGCGCGTCGAAGGGCGTGGCGAAGCGCTCCCCGGACTCGATGGCAGCGAGCGTCTCGAGCCAGACGTCCATCTTCGACTCGATCGCAGCCTCGTAGGCGACGAGGGACGCGGAATGAGACTCTCGCCAGGAGACTCCCGACCACACGGAGTAGAAGGACGCGAAGAG encodes:
- a CDS encoding DUF3526 domain-containing protein; protein product: MTGALVKLELLRLRRSRAAWAILAFALFASFYSVWSGVSWRESHSASLVAYEAAIESKMDVWLETLAAIESGERFATPFDARPSQVEFAATHPVGPLGHLAVGSAELLPARANIGPLKNQNLMVERYGFENPTTLTLGRFDLAFLIVVVLPLLMIALSFDVIAADRSRGTISLLLASRASKQRVIATRLLVRNGILVGIVALAVVLGIAMAPDGAAAFGLLWSLVFLAYSLFWIGLIYLVVGRTKRSETSAAVLVSLWALFTFAAPALANSAGEALYPLPSNLDYLSDARVAQNDAWKRRPELTARYLSDHPELVANEQEAPEFAHAYFLANVMEIESTAPIVAAFEESHARRSAFVDRLQFTSPAIVAQRALFRIAGSDFDRTLSFLTQARAALTNLNDELRPVILASNRMSTEDFATLSGFEFKSSSPATVLGQISIPVAFLVACLCLFVALGRPGNRYSPFP